The sequence aaagaaaagaaatgaaataataataataagaagaaacatCTGGATTCTTTCCATATACATGTACCCGTTACCCCTCCAAAGCGGATCCACGTCACACCCCAAAAAAGTTTCTTCCACACTTTCCCCACCTCAGATTCCAGCCTCCCAAACACCCTCTAAACCAACACCCCCCacctaaaaatataaatttgcgtcaaatatatatatatttttccaatcACACAAAACCCTTCTAAATCGTCCGCTGCTATGGTTTCCACAACTACACCTCTATACCCACCACATTCACTTCTCTATcaaccaccctaaaaaaaaaaaaaatcgaaccgccacccaaaaccaaaaccaaaaaaatgatgGTCTCAGTTTTCTTGGCTCTTTTCTTACCTTGTGTTGGGACCAGCGTGGTTTTCATCGTATACATCTGTCTCTTATGGTACGCCACCAGTTTCTCAGGCAACGGCAACGATTCAAGGTCACCGGAAAAGCCGGTCAAGAAAACTGGGTTATCGGAATCAGAGCTAGAGAAGCTGCCTAAGGTTCCTGCGAAAGATTTGGTGTTGGGTACAGAGTGCGCTGTTTGTCTTGACGAGATTGAGAGTGAGCAACAGGCTAGACTGATTCCCGGTTGCAACCATGGGTTCCATGTTCAATGCGCAGACACTTGGCTTTCTAAGCATTCGGTTTGCCCTGTTTGTAGGACCAAGCTTGATCCTCAGTTCTTGAATGAATCCATTGAACCTGAAAATCCTTGTTAAGAAAACGGGAAAAAGCCGAAAAGACGTTAcgtttttttggttggttttggaTTATGATATAAACTTTTGTAGTTTGTGGTTGCATCTGTGATCTTTagtttctttttcctctttttttttttttttttttgaccagaTCTTAGTTGTCTATTCATGGCCTCCTGGGCTATTTTTGGTTCTtaaatatcattattattattattttttttgttggtatgaATTTTTTAGGTGTTCATCTGATCGGAATTTGTTTTCATGGCTGTTCTGGTTTTTAGGTACGCagcaaacctttttttttttaagggtaaaattcAGTAACCACTTGATAATTGAATTAATGCCAACTAATTCCAACCAGTTCCAAGATATTTCAAAACTACAAGTAGCTACAACTTGGTTCTTAAACACATACAAATAGTTAAATTGAAATTGACTAATACCAACCAGTTTTGAGACATTTCAAAAATGATAAATGGATCCTTAAAACACAAATTAAAGGTCTGTTCGGACattatttattgttgaaaatattataacgaaataatttttaaatatataataatatcgtgaaactaatttttaatgaaaattttattgaaaaaagaggtttgtgaaAACGTAGATGCTTTTGTAACCAAACGCGcactaattattaaatttcttttcttttgtgttaGCCGTAAAAGTTTGATTATAAACGGCCTTACACACCATTTGTGTTTAGAGAGcgtttggattcggctgaaaAAACTGTGTTTGCGTtttgtctgttttttttttttttttttttttttttttcatgcgttTTGGagcgttttgggtgttgcggctactgttcatgcactgttcaatgaacagtagctgcaaactttgacttttcaaatttttttggaccaatcacagcacattgGGTCctacgatactattcacacatttaaaaattatttcgctacagtgtttttcagttttcagttttcagttgtatccaaacggacccttagttaattttaaaattgagaaaatataaacaGCTTTACAAGccatatttattttactattttaccttttttttttttcctaaaaaagcctttcatttttcaattatattatattttacacCATTTAAATAACTGGCCCCTGAACACCCCTTCAAAGttgattaaattttctttttcgtGTTTTTGGGATCAACTATCAACgatattgaaaacaaaatataaaaaagtgaaaaattatagTCATGATTCATGAAGAATCCggtggtctttttttttttttttttctttttttttcacgaGTGAGAAACAAAGGTTGAGTATAACTGTATAAGAGTTGGCAGTTGTGCCATTATGGTGCTAATGTAACTCTGTAAGTATGTAACCACTTACTAATTAGACACAACTTATTGGCCACGTCAGCCTGATTAATTCTGACGAGAATTCAAAAGTAGTATACAATTAATCATAATttatcatataaaataattatagcaTATTCCTAAAATCCTTTACCAACGAGAAGTGGTCATTGGTGGCAAGCTGGCGGTGACTAGACTTGTTGGGAAGCCAAACAAACCAAAGGATGagaaaactaaaacaaattCCAGGTGTGGTGGCCTCATGATATTTGATTTGgaagtctttttcttttatggttGGGAAGTGAATGAATGTAATTATTTAAGCGAACAATTCTTAGGTATttccaaaacacacaaaaaatgatttttttttcatatttatggtaaagtttattaattaattttataataaaatctattataaatatgagaaaaaaaaaaccattttttataGTCCGTACAAATTTTCCTAGATTCcctatttggaaaaaatttcagTTCCACTATGTATCATCACCAGTTTGACTGACAGTGTTAATTAGCGAGAGCCAGCTAGCAATCTTGATTGTTTAGCAAGCAAGCACGCGCGCAACGCAAGCAATGCTTTATTATGGTTAATATTAGTACTGCTTTTTTCTCATCTGTCAGGGCCTCATGCACGGGGTCTAAAAATTGTACCAATACAAGTTTGCCACGCATGCACACTCTTTTTGAAAGAATTCAATTCATTTACCGACTACAACTTAACCACACGTCAACATCGTTTAGTGCTTATTTGCTTATTAGTATTTCTCTTTCATTGTGAGTAGAGATACAGtcatcatttgtttttttaagaaactgACACTATCAATCTACATTAACctctcattatttttatattaagggtttgtttggatagaatttattttgttaaaattaaaaattgaaaattgaaaatattgtagtaaaataatttttaaatatgtgaatagtattgtgaaacccatttttaatgaaaaaatggttaaaaagtGATATTTGCGGGTCTCATCTACTATTCATAAATCACAGGACTGATAAAAGTGACGAAAAAACATGAAAAGTGCAGTTACTGTTTATAAACAGTAGCCACTGTCCCCTGCTATCGctgaccaaaaaaataaaaaaagaaaagaaaaggaaaacgcAATACAAAACACAGACATGAGAATCATTGCTATCCAAACGTTCACTTACTTGCAAGATTATGATTGTGTTCTGGCTCAACAAAATgtcataaaattttcataataagtGAGTTGtcaatttattataaattaaaataaaataaaagatatatatatatatattataaagacccatcataatttgaaaaaaaaaatgatatcataaaaatattgtaaaattttgttatattcctAAACTTTCTCATTAAGATCTCGTgcttgagaaaaaataaataaatatttctttttttttaataggaaaaatatatttcatgTGTCGTAccaaacataattttgttttgacataagtaattttagcaaaaatccCAACTTAAGACTACAATAATGGAAGAATGTGGATTTGCAGTacatgtttttaataataaaatggcAGCCAAACTGGCAAATGTGCCTTTGCATTTACATGATTTGAAATAGATTTTTATGTGAGTTTAAACACCGTTGGGGTTTGGCTTACTttcaatactttttaaaaaagaatctcattttattttaatgagagattgtcatatcacccactaactaaataaaatgtgttgaTTAAAACTCATTACTATTtgtcattatatatttaaaacaaaaagacatgTCCAGTTAAAAAGTACTGGAGATAAGACAAACTCCACCAATTGATGTTTTAGTCGgataataaaaaacacaattatcAGAAAGGGACATCATATATTgaaattctataaaataaaataaaacaaattcgTATATAGCGTCTATGCATTTTTataaacctttttcttttgctttttattaaaaaaaaaattagtccacaatttttttaattattattatttactcccacaaattttttgaatgtgCCAAAAGTCACAGTATGTCAACataatcacataaaaaaaagaaacactttTTCTAACCttttctccacaaaaaaaaaaaagaaaaagaaaaaagaaaaaaaagtgaagcaCTTTATGAAGTAGGAATTTTCAATGGTTTCAGCTAGCCTAGGCCCATGTAAAGTGTACATCGACAACAAAAGGCTTCATTTTGCACTTGGCACTCTCGAGCTTTTAACTATTGGCCCAGTGCAAGTCAAATGCTCACACAAACACGGCTCAATTAAACAGGTTCTATTTGGGCCCAAACGATTGAATCGTTAGAATGAAGAATCTTGGGCTATAATCATATCTCAGACATCAAATGGCAGAACCATATTTCCCCCTGGGGATTAAGATCAGGTGTAATTACTAGGATGTTGCACGATGCAATAGGTTTAGATAGTTGagactaaaaattgaaaaagcaaaaaaacaacCTCTAATCTCAACTAttgaataacaaaaattataagataaattaaagataaaaagtGGGGGTGGTAAAAAATTGTTGTGAGAGGAAATGGGATAATTGCACCTGTTATTAAAGAACGACAAACTagattagttatttatttattcatttaaattaATAGAAGATTTTATTTAAAAGCCAACAAGTATAACCCcatcaagagtcttgtaactcaactagtCGGGACCTCTTAATGTATCCTTAACATCCAGAGTTTAAATCTCCCCTCCGTTGAAACTATCaaactatcccaaaaaaaagaaaagaaaaaaaagaaaaaaaactcctGTTATCATATTTCGACAACATCTGAATATATGATTTGCTGATTACGAGTCCCCAAGGACCCCAACAAAAGAGTGACAATTTCAATGCTTTTTCTGGCTCTTTTATTTGTAAGTGTTCTGTTtctgtttaaactttaaaggaCAGGCTCGAGTGCTGGTTCAAATTAGTAATCTGTGTAGTGAGGGTGTGAACTGGCCCAATGGCTCCCATTTAAGAAAGGGCTTTATTTAGACAGCAATATTCTGACTGAGGGGCCCAGTTACAGTGTTTAAGTGTAGCTGCTCCAAGGCCCAATAAAATCCACTTTCAGTAAAGGGGGTCCATCTCTGCTCTcattctatttttaatattaacaaaatatatgcTGCACGCTTTAAGtaaatatataagtaataagtgtgtgtgtgtgtatatatatatatatatatattgaagtgTACTAATACAAGTTTGCCAAGCATGCACACTCTTTttgaaaggaaaggaaaatatagCATTAACACTTGCTGACTAATAAGAAAGAATTCAATTCATTTGCCGACTACAACTGAACCACACGTCAACATTGTTTAGTGCTTAATTGCTTATTAGTGGTTCTCTTTCATTGTGATTAGAGATGCGgtcatcaattttttattttttattttttttaagaaactgaTACAGTCAATCTACTTTAGCCTCTCATTACTTCTATATTCACTACTTCCAACAAGATTATGATCGCGTTCTGACTTAACAAaatgtcataatattttcataacaagtGAGTTGtcaatttattataaattaaaataaaattaaagaaatatatatatatatatatatattatataaagaCCCATTATAACTGGAAAAACAAtgatatcataaaaatattgtgaaatttttttatattcctaAACTTTCTCATTAGGATCCCATgcttgagaaaaaataaataaatattttttttttttttttacataggaaaaatatatttcatgTGTCATACCAAACTTAATTTCGTTTTGACATAAGTAATTTTAGTAATACTACAATAATGGAAGAATGTGGATttgcattatatttttttaataataaaatggcAGCCAAATAGGCAAATGTGCATTTGCATTTACATGATTTTAAATAGATTTTTATGTGAGTTTAAATATTGATTGatgtcttgatctgataataaatAACACAATTATAAAAAACAGTTATCATATgttaaaactctataaaaaaaaattgtatgtaacgtttatgcattttttatatacctttttcttttgctttatttaaaaaaatagtccacaatttttttaaatattattatttatcccaaaatttttttgaatgtaCCAAAAGTCATAACATCTCAACATAATCACATCAAAAAGAGAAACACTTTTTCTAAccttttctccaaaaaaagaaaaaaagaaaaaagaaacacttTATGAAGTGGGAATTTTCGATGGTTTCAGCAAATGGTTTTAGCAAGCCTAGGCCCACATAAAGTGTACATCGATAACAAAGGCTTCATTTTGCACTAGGCACTCTCGAACTTTTAACTAATGGCCCAGTGCAAGTCAAATGCTCACACAAGCCCTGCGCGATTAGACAGGTTCTATTTGGGCCCAAACAATTGAATCATTAGAATGAAGAATCTTGGGCTATAATCATATCTCAGACATCAACTTTACCATCCATATTTCCCCACTTGGGATTGAGACCAGGTCCAATTATTAGGGTGTTGCATCTGATGCAATAGATTTAGATGGTTGAGactaaaaattggaaaaaacaacttttaatctcaactattgaataacaaaaattaaaaaaaaaaaaaaatttaaagttaaaaagtgGGAGTGGTAAAAAATTGTTGTGAGAGGAAATGGGGTAATTGCACCCTGTATTGCACTGAATACAAATCTTTACCGTAGCTATTATTAGAGAACGATAGActagataagtttttttttatttttttaaacagaagattttatttaaaaaccaACAAGTATAATCGTAACTCAACTAGCTGGCACCTCTGAGTATGCCCTTAACATTCGGAATTCAAATCTCCCCTCTTTCAttaaaactatcaaattatccatatatatatatatatatatatatatatatataacccctGTTATCATATTTTGATAACATCAGAATATATGATTTGCTGATTGCGAGTCCCCAACAAAAGAGTGACAATTACAATGCCTTTTCTGGCTCTTTTATTTGTAAGTTTTctgtttaaagtttaaactttaaaggaCAGGCTCGACCGCTGGTTCAAATTAGAAATCTGTGCAGTGAGGGTGTGAACTGGCCCAATAGCTCCCATTTAAGAAAGGGCTTTATTTAGGCAACAAAATTCTGACTGAGGGGCCCAGTCACAGTGTTTAAGTGTAGGTGCTCCATGGCCCAATAAAATCCACTTTCAGTAAAGGAATCTGCTACAAAATTCGGGTCTATCTCTGCTCTCactctatttttaatattaacaaaatatatgcTGCACgctttaaataattatataagtatgtatgtatatatattgaagtTCAAAATTTACCATGTGAGAAGGCGAAATATATAACAATTGATGATGGGGAGTACATGATTtgttctttcaaaaaattttcatttaaagttGAGTTCATGTtagataatttattaaaaacgtaaataaagataaaatgaaTGCAGATTGTGTGTGTCCATCCATAATACAAGAGGTCCACAATTATGAGGAAGGAAGTCATGTATAGGAGATACTTTGAAAATCTCATGTATCGATAATTTGATAAATTGAACCTAAGTCAACGAATCCATCGTCTGAATACCCGCATATTATCAAAATTGaggttgaaataaaaaataacatctaactaggggcgtagccaggaatTTGTACATGGAGGGGGCCAATTCGAAGGTTGAAATCGATGACGATGAGTATCATTACTGTATGGATAgtttatatttttaggttgatatggaccttttttaaaattaactcGTCGGATTTTatcttgtttgttgatagggaattcacatatttgtttacgtgatTCTAGATCACGATCTATCTCTTCAGATTGAATTCTTAAACATTTGGAGGGGTATTTATCAAGCATTGAAAtatcaacatttgtttctacagccacggtgtcctaatttctgaattgctaacatcttttttcttaaagaatgcaacaattatttttcatttgctcataattcttttagttttaagaatatgactcaaaaattaacctgaaaataactttaaaaaaaaaaattttaattagaaatttttacttagttatatgaatgttattcatactcaagaaaaaacaaaatttccactataatttaaacagtcaacccatttttaatacgactttaattaataataacccctcaaacaaaaacaaaaataatttaattaatttgtcttttataatgtattggttaatttaattatatagctttaattattgttgtttagcgtaACAATAAATGAAGTGGGCCAACagctttttgttttatttggagtACCTAAAACTAGTGGCGACTTCAGGAAATTTTTCAGGGTATTCCTTACacagtttaataaaaaaaaaaaaattcatatgttgacgccaacaacaaccaaaaaacacGCAAATTCATATTTGAACGAAGATTTTCTAAGTTAAAGTTAATACAAATCCGCTTAGAAGATGAAAA is a genomic window of Quercus lobata isolate SW786 chromosome 2, ValleyOak3.0 Primary Assembly, whole genome shotgun sequence containing:
- the LOC115977844 gene encoding E3 ubiquitin-protein ligase ATL23 codes for the protein MMVSVFLALFLPCVGTSVVFIVYICLLWYATSFSGNGNDSRSPEKPVKKTGLSESELEKLPKVPAKDLVLGTECAVCLDEIESEQQARLIPGCNHGFHVQCADTWLSKHSVCPVCRTKLDPQFLNESIEPENPC